The window attttgttgtcgtttttatGGGGAAATGCGTTTGATATCTGTAAAGACATTACGAAGATGCTCCCtaaatacctctgtcatacttttaatttttaatagggcaatataaaatatgcaagtggcgaaaaaaataaatatgaattatgaattggTGGGTAATATTCATTATAAAGGTCTGATAAGTAGACGCCGTAGTGTAATGTTCCTAAACCAAACATAGGATGGAAACAATAAAGATTAATTTATAAGATCCGAGTGATCTTTTGTGTGTGACGACGAGTTTAAGTCGGGACTTTTTTACATTGTGCCACTGGTTTGGAGTTTCCTGTTTCGTCATTGCTAGAAGTGAACTTCAAGTGGGAGCAGAGCACTTGATGCTCTTTTAAAAGACCGTTTTTAAGAAGACCCCAAGGGAACTTCTTTTGTTATGGATCGCGGAGTTGAAAATCTGCTATTTTGAAATAATCGTTTTATCACCGAGTTTTCGACTTCAAACCCATGCCTGCTCCTGGGAGAATGAGAAAGCCTGATACTAAAGTGGTAATCCTGGGGGACATGAATGTGGGGAAGACGTCCCTGCTGCACAGGTACACGGAGAGGAGCTTCAGGGAGACTCTGAGCACGATCGGCGGAGCCTTCTTCTTGAAGCAGTGGGGTCCTTACAACATCTCGATTTGGGATACAGCGGGTAAGAAGTACAGCACTGGGACTGATACAGGTCCGAGCACAATTCTGCAGTTTGGAGCATGGCTTCTTAATGGTTATTGTTTCTAGAGAGAGTTATATCTAGTGCGTGATGTTTAGACTGGGACTAAATTCTTCCACGTGATTATGTTGAAATCAAGCGACATGCCTAGTCTCGTAAGTTCCTATATATCCCTGATCCTATTTGACACggaaaataattagttttaataaattcaattgAGCGTGAGCTGccataaattataatgaattaaaaacgaataaataattttatttaaaaaattttatttatttgctagtTTCTAAAAGTGGGGAAAAAAGGGAAAGGGTTACTGTGACGTATTGCACAAATGACTGCGAGCTGTCTCGCGCTCTTTGCAGGATTTTGCAATCTTGGTAGTTTCAGCAATAACGTGGAAAGTTGATCGGCAGTCGTTGATAGAAAGCACGTCTTCGAGCACGTTTGCTGAACGCAAGCAGCAGAtctgaatgtgaaaaaaatgttgtattcGATCCATgtatttaaactgtgtttttgaggtgttaagacATCTTAAAGGTTAAAGGATGTTTTTGTGTTCTGGCCCTTATTTAAACATGTCGATGAAGGTATCATGTTTTTGTCTCAGCTGATAGTAATGATAGTAATGACTTTACATCCCGACAGAACCGGCTCGGTTTCATAGACCAAGGCTGCATTGTTTAGCTGTTGCTATATctcattgattttatatatatatatatatatatatatatatatatatatatatatatatatatatatatatatatatatatatataaggaatggcattaaatatcaatttatgttgttatatgatttttgtgatatttgtgCTTATTGTAGCTACTTATACTATTGACcaacattgtaattttttttttaatattcagcaCAAACTGCTACAACAATATGTGACCAAGAATGATgtacatgtttgcattttttttagcaaaataataagaaaaaaaatatgcgtGGTTAATACGTTTTAGGGGAAATGTAGCTGAACTAAGGTCATAAAACCCATATTGAATAATAGGCTAGAATTTTGCCTTCCAAATTATGTTAAAATCATTCCACTTACTTATTCatagaaaacaataaatgtatttaaatgatttgttaccGAAAGCCTGTATGCGAGCGAGTGATCATTTCCAGACAGACAAAGGGCCCTCTCTTAACAGTGTGTGACTTTAAGGCAGGTAAGAGAGAATGTGAGCAGACTGGAAATaggtttttaaatagttttttttttttttatgatacaatataattaaacatacatAATGGAGGTCAAAGACACGTTATTGAGCGCTCTGAGCTAACAAAAAAGATGTGAACAGACTTTGAGTCATTCCTCAAAAGGGATTTTGTTCAAGTCAAACCTGACATTTAAGTTAAGTGTTTGCTACTGCCTTAAATGGATTCAAGAGAAGATGCCTATCATTAGTAGTCTTAGATTTTCTTCCATAGAACATCACTGTAGTTGAACATCAGCACTCTTAGAGGAAAACAGTTTGGAGGggacagttttatatatatatacagttataaTATCAgcccatatatttatatatagtatgatTTTATAGTCATAGATCCATGTATTATCATAAAAAGGGCATTTTATATCCGAGAAACAAATTATTACTGCTGTTTAGGACCTTAAACGTCTAGgctttagaaatatattaataaaatatgtttacccTTTATGGTAACTGTGGCtgaaaaacatctttaatttgtttgtatcttaatttgtgtctttatttaaatGGTCTCATTGTTCGTCATTtgatttattcttatttttaataacaaaatatctatatatctagatatacatatagctttttttgtctttatatcCCACCCATTTTTCACATATGCTTTGTAGAAGCAAAAATGACATCAGTAGTGGCACGAAGCATTTCTCAGGGATCCCGGAGCGTTTAAAAGCAGAAGttctgtcaacatttactcAACCTTAAGCATATACACAAACGGTTTTCTTTGTTCTGTAAAGCACAAAAAGGAAGAATTGGTTTTACAACTGTTACATTCGtacaatgaaatgaaagtgcATGGTTTTCTGAAGCCATGGATGTAGCTATGAGGAACAGAAGTTGAACTCAACATGCACTCCTTCAAAAAAATACCAGTGACCCAATAAACTTGTGTAGAAGAAGTCGTGACCTTGAGATGAGGTCAAAATGGGAATATTGAAGTGtcctaaatgaataaataggcCTCAATGTTCTTGAttaaataagaatgaaaaaaattggAAAGAGTCAGAAATTGGACAGATGGGGTTCTTGGGTTGTCAGGTCATTGGGGGCAAGATCACTGAATGACAACTTTAAAGttacagcattttttcccccagaacACAATGAACTTGTATGCATTTATTCtcaaaaaataaagctgaaatgaaaaCTTAACAGGAAAAACTAACAGGAATATTCTCAAAATAATGTGAATTGTTGAATTGTATtgcaaaatgtaacattaatgtatgatccttaaaaaaaatcttttgctgcttaaattaatcaaaagtgacagtaaagattcCTTTAAGAGCTGTTTGTTTGCTATTTCTTCTACAATCCTGGAAAAAGAATCCACAAAAATAACAAGCAACGCAACTGGTTTCAACagtaataagaaatatttcttgagcggCAAATTAGAATCATGTATGGAAtcaatggctgctgaaaactTTGTCTATGaacaaatgacataaaatgGACAACGGTTAtttgaaatcataataatgttctgcattatttttgatcaaaataatttGAGCCTTGGTGAACAGAAAAGACTTTTGAAATGTCGGCTGTTTTTAATATCTGTATTTGTGTGCTTCTTCTTTCATCAGGCCGGGAGCAGTTCCACGGTCTAGGCTCCATGTATTGTCGGGGCGCTGCAGCCATCATTCTCACGTATGATGTCACGAACTGGCAAAGCTTCGCAGAGCTTGAAGATCGCTTCCTCTCTCTCACTGACTCGGCCAATAGCGACAGCGTATTTGCCATTGTGGGCAACAAATCGGACCTGACCGACCCTCGAGCCCGTGCCACGACCCTAGAGGAAGTCGGCGCAGAAGAGGGTGGTGTGCTTCCCCTTCCGTCCTTTCTCACGCCTCCAGACTTTCCCTTGCACAAACAGGTGAGTCAGGATGATGCCGTAGCGCTGTACAACCGCATAATTCGCTACAAGGCACTAGAGGGCACCAGCCCACCGGCCGAAAAGATGTGCTTCGAGACGAGCGCTAAGACCGGATTTAATGTGGATTTTATGTTCGAGACGCTCTTTGATCTGGTGTTGCCATCCATCATTCAAAAACGCTCCCAAAGTGAGTCGCCAGTATTGTGCTTGGAGGACTGTAACGAAGAGGGGATGAAGAGCAAAGGGGATTGTTGCACATGAAAATATTTGCTGAAGAGCATCTGGAGTTTTGAATGACTTTATTTATGGGCACCGTTATATAATCCATTTCAGAACCGTGTTCTCTCATAGTAAATATAGTACATTGTCAGTGAACAAGTGCACATGGTTATCTctgttctgtctgtgtgtgtgtgtgtttttatgtgtctgTTTATGTTTGAGATAATCTTGTTTTCACAAATTTGCACAAATAATTTGAACTGAGTGGCTTCTGAACTCTACAaattgttgactttttttttttacttttttaaaaatgtattttattttaatgaatttactgtgattaaaaaaatactgtgacattttttaaaaatatgatctTTAATGACCCATGATCACTTATACATACAGAAGTCATTCATGAATAGACCGTTCACgctgttattattttcttttggcTTGTAAGAGAGAATAATAAAAGATTTAGTATTgactgttatatttatatttaattccataaatgttttaacagcTGATTTAAATGAGCAACTTCTTATATATTTACCCTTCCATTTCCAAgagaatgttttttcttctgctcCTGCTCAGATTCATCAATATAACATTTGGTCGGAATTAAATTTGTAACACACACCCATGTCACACcacataataaaatcattattctaacacatattttgcataatgGTTTTCAAAAGTATGTAGCATTAAATATAGCATCGTAATTCAATATGATATTAGTTTTTAGGTCAGCGTGCAACAAGCTAATGAATATAATTGCCAGTTTATAGATGTTTGTCAAAtgcttgtttgttgtttgttcttATGTCTCTTATCTTCCTGTATCTTATATTTTAGGTTAAAGTCCATTGTTTATTCTTATCAGAAACATGCAGAGTGGGGGAAGGGAGGggcatgaattttttttttattgcatgtttagTTGAAAGTTTCAGTTTCAGCCAGTTCAGATTAGTATAGTAAGGTTTACTTGCAAATGTCAGAGAAAGCATCATCATCCACCATGAAAGAGCAGTCGGAGTGCTCGAAAATGGTGTGATAATAATGAAGCATAATAATCAAGGCTTCTGCTTTTAGCAAGAGCAAATCTGGAAACCTGCTTAACCAATAAATATGGAGAAGTCCTTCCTCTGGTTCAATCAATGTAAATCATAAGCAATATCAATAGTAATCCAGTCAAATTTACATCTATAATTTCTCCTTTCATACTCAAGTATAACAGCAAGCAAgaatgaacaataaacatttaaaatgtctttaaacaTTGTGTGAAATTTGCATACATCCTACTACAAAGTAGATGAATAAATGTGATTAAGTGCTTAGATTTTGTCGGGATATTAATGTTCCCTGTTtgattaaagcaaaaaaatatatatatattgatccATGCAAGCGCTTGGGAGAACTTCACAGGGAGTGGACGGAAGCTGGAATAAGTGAATCAAGGGTCATCCGCTCAGACTTCTTCAGGAAAAGGACTACAAAGCCACTTCTTAACAATGTCAGAAGCATCTTACCCAGGCTAAGGAGAAAAAGAAGTGGACTGTTGTTTagtggtccaaagtcctcttttcaaataaaagtacattttgcatttcatttgtaaatcaaGGTCTGGAGTCTGCAGAAAGATTGGAGAGACAGACTACAAGCAGCTTGAAGTCTAATTTCTGAAGTCAGTGATGATTTGGGATGCTGTGATGTCTGCTGGTGTTTTCGTATTTTATCAACTCAATGCAGCCGTCTAACAGAATTTGGAGCAATTTATGCTTTCATCTGCTGACCAGCTTTACGGAGAGGTTCCTTCTCCAGCAGGACTTTACCACTTGCCCACAGTGCCAAAACTACTTCTAAGTGTGTTGATGACTATGATGTTActgtgcttgactggccagccAACATGCCTGACCTAAAGCCAACCTAGTCTCATCAAAATATGTACCTCTTTGCACTTTTCGCACATCATGTTTTACATGTACCTTATTATCTGTTACCACGTACAAACACTTCAGGCACCTTGTGTTACCACTCATTTGCTGGTAGGTACAAGATATTTACCATGTATGTACCAGGGAAGTacacatattgtaaaataaagtgctaccataAATCTAAAAActctctcgtgtgtgtgtgaggcatgTTTAATCTGAGCCTTTTTTGTCAGAACTACTATTTACCACAGCATATCCAGATTAAAGTGAGAGTTCTCCAATCCATTAGAGAGTAGTTTCAATTCTGAATGTCTTAGTTTATTTCCAGACAGattcagttctctcaggtgtgaggggtttgatctTAGACCTGAAGccagagcagcacaaccttcaTCCGTGACACCATAATCACTCAGCCTTTAGAGAACAAATGGACACTCGTCAGTCAGGATATATCAGATCAGCAGAAATTTCACAATCAGAAATAAACTTGCACTTTAAACCAGACCAAGTAGTCTATTTTTTCTAAATGGGTGGTTgatagtgtttattttaatatgagcataataaatgtaattttatgctTTATCCAATGACCTTAACAAATTAAGATCAAAACAGCACCATCTTTAGCTATCTCACATGataatttttgactttttacttCACTTTTCTTCGATTAAATGTAGGATGATACATTTATACAAACTTACTTCTGTATTTCCAGTTTACAGTGAGGATCCATCAGTCCATCTGAGATTAGCTTCACTCCTGCATCTTGTAGCTTATTTCCAACACATCCAGATTTCTCACGTGTGAGGGCTTTGAGCTCAATGCTGAAGCCAGAACAGCAAACTTTATCTGTGACACCACACCTACACAATCTGTATAAATTAATGAGTTTTGGAGATGGTAAAGAAAACAATGTGAAAACTGCTTATGCAAAATGCTTATGTAATTTAGTAATATTTGGTGTAATGCTGattgttgatatttttacttACTGGATTCTTCGATCAAAGCCAGCAGTTTCTGAAGAACTGCatctgctgtatttttgttccCATTAATTTTTTAGATCAAATGTTTCCATCTTCTGCTCTGATGTCAGCAACACAAAAACCAGAGCTGACCACTGTGAAGAAGAGagattaatttgatttatttttccagaTGTCAGATAAGCCTGGATCTCCTGCATTAGTGAATCATCACCCAGTTTATTTAGACAGTGGAACAGATTATGGATGTCTCTGGAGAGGGATTCTCCCTGATCTTCTGTTTGATGTACTTagttatttcctttttattgtaGGGGCAGCTTCCTGTCTGTTTCAGTAGTTCTTGTAAAAGTGTCTGATTAGACTCCATTGAGAGACCCAGAAGAAAATGGAAAAGGTCCATATGTCCATTCTTGCTCTGTAAAGCCTCATCCAGAGCTGCATGATGTAGGTCAGATAATTAActatttttcattcagtttaagAACTTAGAGAAGAAATTGTGTTTGCTGACATggtcaaacacatttatgttaTGTTCCTGAATGCTAAGATGAACAAAGCAGAAGAACTTCCCCTAATCTTCTGACAGGCCAAATTTCCCTCTGAAGATCTGTGTGTACACAATCCAGAGTACACGGATGCTTCTCTCACATCAATGCCACTCTCTCTCAGGTCTTCATATTAAAAGATCAGGCTGCCTTTCACAAGCTGCTGAAAAGTCAGTTTCCTGAGGATCTTCATCTTTCACTTTCTTCTCGTAGTCCTTCTCATGTTTGATGTTTATCTGAAGGATCAGGAAGTATGTGTACATTTGAGTAACAGTCTTAGGGACATTTCCTTTCCATGATTTCCCCAAAATTCCCTCAAGAACAGTGGCTGAGATCCAATGGAACACTGGGATGTGGAACATTATGTGGAGGCTCCTTGATGACTGAAGTCTCtttctgaagtatttctctTTCTGTGGGTCATTGAAGCCTCGTACCTCTGTCACTCGATGGATACACTCAGAGGGGGTGAGATCAACTCCTGCTGGTCTAGaagtgatccagatg is drawn from Puntigrus tetrazona isolate hp1 chromosome 7, ASM1883169v1, whole genome shotgun sequence and contains these coding sequences:
- the LOC122349334 gene encoding ras-related protein Rab-20-like; amino-acid sequence: MPAPGRMRKPDTKVVILGDMNVGKTSLLHRYTERSFRETLSTIGGAFFLKQWGPYNISIWDTAGREQFHGLGSMYCRGAAAIILTYDVTNWQSFAELEDRFLSLTDSANSDSVFAIVGNKSDLTDPRARATTLEEVGAEEGGVLPLPSFLTPPDFPLHKQVSQDDAVALYNRIIRYKALEGTSPPAEKMCFETSAKTGFNVDFMFETLFDLVLPSIIQKRSQSESPVLCLEDCNEEGMKSKGDCCT